One Plasmodium vinckei vinckei genome assembly, chromosome: PVVCY_09 genomic region harbors:
- a CDS encoding glycine cleavage system H protein, putative, whose product MLLQNLRTLKKQVSCKRYNNNLFYSKIGHKQFITYYTKTHEYININEGENLKELKNKNIKCKIGISNYGTEKLGEIVYIDIINSVNDYVKKGDCIATIESVKSVGDVYTPVSGKIVDINKKIVDNINLMNENSETDGWIMELLTNDINENEILSMSEYKKMCDEEEVKEEKERQQNEINCMEEKNKMKNLDDIKNVENK is encoded by the coding sequence ATGCtattacaaaatttaaGAACTCTTAAAAAACAAGTATCCTGTAAGcgatataataataatttgttctATTCGAAAATCGGTCATAAACAGTTCATAAcatattatacaaaaactcatgaatacataaatataaatgaaggAGAAAActtaaaagaattaaaaaataaaaatataaaatgtaaaatagGAATAAGTAATTATGGAACTGAAAAGCTAGGAGAAATAGtttatatagatataataaatagcGTAAAtgattatgtaaaaaaaggaGATTGCATAGCAACAATTGAAAGTGTTAAAAGTGTGGGGGATGTATATACTCCCGTTAGTGGTAAAATTGtcgatataaataaaaaaatagtagaTAACATTAATTTGATGAATGAAAACTCTGAAACGGATGGATGGATTATGgaattattaacaaatgatataaatgaaaatgaaatattgaGCATGtctgaatataaaaaaatgtgcgACGAAGAAGAagtaaaagaagaaaaagagagacaacaaaatgaaattaattgtatggaagaaaaaaataaaatgaaaaatttagacgacattaaaaatgttgaaaatAAGTAA
- a CDS encoding aquaglyceroporin, putative, with amino-acid sequence MKVTFGNEYVKNFLGEFIGTYILMFLGEGTTANNFAVPIQNDWLRLCIGWGLGVFFGILVSAKLSGAHLNLAVTIGLSTIKKFNYKQIPLYFAGQLLGAFAATASVYGLYYGFVSNGSIPSFVWETGKNANVNLGSAFMHELILTGILLLVILSVTDENVCGKFNVLKVCSAVGLAIICIGISFGGNTGFALNPSRDLGARFLSAIAYGFEAFTRDNCYFWVPLVAPIIGSVIFCQLYDKVISPLILITEHDNGALEI; translated from the coding sequence atgaaagtaaCATTTGGTAATGAATATGTTAAAAATTTCCTTGGGGAATTTATAggaacatatattttaatgtttCTTGGAGAAGGTACAACAGCTAATAATTTTGCTGTTCCAATTCAAAACGATTGGTTAAGATTATGTATTGGATGGGGGTTAGGAGTATTTTTTGGAATTTTAGTATCAGCAAAATTAAGTGGTGCCCATTTAAATCTAGCTGTTACCATTGGTTTATCAActatcaaaaaatttaactATAAACAAATACCACTATATTTCGCAGGACAACTTCTTGGAGCCTTCGCAGCAACTGCCTCTGTATATGGATTATACTATGGATTTGTTTCAAATGGCAGTATCCCTAGTTTTGTATGGGAAACTggaaaaaatgcaaatgTTAATTTAGGAAGTGCTTTTATGCATGAATTGATATTAACAGGCATATTACTTCTTGTAATATTATCTGTTACAGATGAAAATGTGTGTGGAAAAtttaatgttttaaaagttTGTTCAGCTGTTGGATTAGCTATAATATGTATTGGTATAAGTTTTGGTGGTAACACTGGATTTGCTTTAAATCCTTCAAGAGATTTAGGTGCAAGATTTCTTTCTGCTATAGCATATGGATTTGAAGCCTTTACTCGAGACAACTGCTATTTTTGGGTCCCATTAGTAGCACCAATTATTGGTAGTGTAATTTTCTGCCaattatatgataaagTAATTTCACCACTAATTCTAATAACAGAACATGATAATGGTGCTttagaaatataa
- a CDS encoding nucleic acid binding protein, putative: MDMNFGFGNDSFFEQGNRSTDKEEVEEISKTGSNEIGRGSGKIDDEKELPKELCAPITIKLLLNKMMNSENFEIHNFQISGIIIFGKITKVKELASAIIFEICDYTGTIEAKYNKDAKNDKIKNHIENLQINDHVKVVGGVYSPESKTEQVQISISYINKVDDWVSYFSYFTSDIIYCYLKLLKLKNINLSNGINNQEKPWSHINLDSYYNQMDEVDSDIIKYLHTTNEKYANQEDIFNNLRKYHSEINIKKSLTKLIEQYDLAQYEDIISIP, from the coding sequence ATGGATATGAACTTTGGGTTTGGAAatgattcattttttgaacAAGGAAATAGATCAACAGACAAGGAAGAAGTTGAAGAGATAAGTAAAACAGGATCTAATGAAATCGGGAGAGGAAGTGGTAAAATCGATGACGAAAAAGAACTTCCTAAAGAACTTTGTGCACCTATAACAATTAaactattattaaataaaatgatgaatagtgaaaattttgaaattcataattttcaaataagtggtattattatattcggtaaaataacaaaagtTAAAGAATTAGCTAGTgcaattatttttgaaatatgtGATTATACTGGTACTATAGAAgctaaatataataaagatgcaaagaatgataaaataaaaaatcatattgaaaatttacaaattaaTGATCATGTTAAAGTAGTAGGAGGTGTTTATTCTCCTGAAAGTAAAACAGAACAAGTACAAATTagtatatcatatataaataaagttGATGATTGGGTatcttatttttcatattttacatcagatattatatattgttatttaaaattattaaaattaaaaaatataaatttatcaaaTGGTATAAATAATCAAGAAAAACCATGGTCCCACATTAATTTAGattcatattataatcAAATGGATGAAGTAGATTCAgacattataaaatatttacatacaactaatgaaaaatatgcaaatcAAGAagacatttttaataaccTTAGAAAATATCATTCagaaattaatattaaaaaatctCTTACCAAACTTATTGAACAATATGATTTAGCCCAATATGAAGATATCATAAGTATTCCATAA
- a CDS encoding pre-mRNA-splicing factor 38A, putative, with amino-acid sequence MANRTDINVIKTFGSNPQYLISNIIRNKIYDSPYWKEKCFALTSESIIDQAVSLKYVGGTYGGNRKPTRFLCLVLKLLQLQPDKDIIYEFIKNEEFIYLRALGIFYLRLVGKGIEIYKNIEPILFDYRKIRLRLQDGSFQKIYMDVFADNCLVFNNFLDVDFPALTKRMVLEENNLLEKINLDYYKELLDISSGNELFMNDKKNKISFSNKKTKRDKSYDSNNSTSQSSELHYSKRKKKHRDDKKGYDKKKRRTSYTDKNYHKKKSYLSSDDYSRSDSSKSYDHEKRQKKNKKYEKYDEKKRSKKKNKKEGKHKHEKSKNNLSDVPEKNNEEMSIERWNKIREELGMKPLK; translated from the exons ATGGCAAATCGTACTGATATTAATGTTATTAAAACATTTGGATCCAATCCACAATACTTAATTTCTAATATTATaagaaacaaaatatatgacaGTCCATACTGGAAGGAAAAATGCTTTGCATTAACAT CCGAATCAATAATCGATCAAGCAGTGAGCCTAAAATATGTTGGAGGAACATATGGAGGGAATAGGAAACCAACACGTTTTCTTTGTTtagttttaaaattattacaacTACAACCTGATaaagatattatatatgaatttataaaaaacgaAGAATTCATTTATCTGAGAGCTTTAggcatattttatttacgaTTAGTTGGTAAAGGTAtagaaatttataaaaatatagaaccAATATTATTTGACTATAGAAAAATTAGATTAAGATTACAAGATGGAtcatttcaaaaaatatatatggatgTGTTTGCTGATAATTGTTtagtttttaataattttctagATGTTGATTTCCCAGCTTTAACTAAAAGAATGGTattagaagaaaataacttattagaaaaaattaatttagattattataaagaattattaGATATATCATCAGGAAATGAACTCTTTATgaatgacaaaaaaaataaaataagtttttccaataaaaaaacaaaaagagaCAAAAGTTATGATAGCAATAATTCTACTAGCCAAAGTTCAGAACTACATTATTctaaacgaaaaaaaaaacatagaGACGATAAAAAAGggtatgataaaaaaaaaagacgaACAAGTTATACTgacaaaaattatcataaaaaaaaatcatatttGTCTAGTGATGATTACTCGAGAAGTGATAGTTCAAAATCGTATGACCAtgaaaaaagacaaaaaaaaaataaaaaatatgaaaagtatgatgaaaaaaaacgtagtaaaaaaaagaacaaaaaagAGGGGAAGCATAAACatgaaaaaagtaaaaataatttatctgATGTTccagaaaaaaataacgaaGAAATGTCTATCGAGCGATGGAATAAAATACGAGAAGAACTTGGAATGAAGCCCCTTAAATGA
- a CDS encoding amino acid transporter, putative codes for MHKKISQKENENGTNEFSHEKKKKKKKINKWNSPYIKGPNDLKSYLYSMCINFSYSDIYQEYISRLSLNSYNNCDYDQIRRSSYISKNDFLKYYNFLLYDNNFELEEENNVDEFSFVFKKPNDSSDIEEVATYLIGKSDEDLKEDKEIYKERAYNKIKKLILNKYRNKNILLTRSTDDNSDITDRSKKKKIPTEQTGKKQKNITNDYNSKSYTLGKLNTHNRFYNSYELIKNEENNEKKYIPKIIKKSFFLLRDFFVDKNEISFMSNLNIYFLNYENVSKNEIKNVHNNHYFYMLNILSESQNDPSVEMYYNFYNNLMRDKNRNDHNEGSLKMEDEEMTREVRLDRIKYDENIYGATKPEKLMKYNTISSKHTQINTRNASKPSIEEDYSIMPYEEKDEINMQNEKNGENEPNWGKTKYKDYKRRSMKRLCSEEIEIYFKKVIKNELINFNQKRIDNKDKWNTLFSFMFSCIGASLSTHCYLDLSEIKTNFDFFLLISLIIICYILIGLPLLQIEFSLGQISQSSVVNAFSFLKKKYTGIGIITLLITLNVLSKNIYRSVDTVVVITNSLKKPLPWQMNHCEKIQSEHMCIQNERCRWVAISSKLGVQKKVYKGIINLNAQNKIKKQYYIFPYLYAQNNIPLLNGQQMECKSIGILEGIHFFSKDICFCWKTIYLLSIMLVLYILLRIEEMICNKFLQYSFLFFITNCIFQMIQMYSKIYLHQNDGNNIQNKINPDNSNKSIFWGEENLLYININFIGKIINIVLISINCSTGINYMFSSYTNIGDNILLFSPYIILGSFVGVIIHFGYYYLCISVILKYGNIYDSIELDNLLMSLKMLPINYKSFEDLFKKDKKVIKNKIIYFTALSKMNLPNIMTFTYFLSSLLLLLISCSIHLKGIVLILKESKKFINYKKKIISIFIIILYFFIVLFIILFPICHNINILIDSVISNYIYFFIIFLQLICVTWMYNFDSIKSLIKINMLEYVCLFFLFCSISLFVPIIIYLYRNINKTADVKFFFFSLLFFSFLIISFLLLNIFIVMYRNTGNIKFKKRLYFLYLFNIDIFRKKLNNILYGKKRTYNLGGKKTICLHPPFQKLNITWCLIVKYLIPFFLIYIFSSNSICNIHNIFISSKYHEKSKMQPFSKHGKKHSNHLRINNLKNGENINLNDFINKEDEYAKKNLMDKTNKKYKYNFGMLIQYIVSIILIIIICLFSVAPFINPKNLSTFVFPLTHIWNINNIQTKKKNPINYLYTRYIYFFEEILPCEKIMPFYVWNHIKKHIKNDSFITSLKRENENNPNINDKSFTNMNKDDYEKYIFDLIGTTFKPL; via the coding sequence atgcataaaaaaatatcccAAAAAGAGAATGAAAATGGTACAAATGAATTTTcccatgaaaaaaaaaagaaaaagaaaaaaataaataaatggaattcaccatatataaaagggcccaatgatttaaaaagcTATTTATATAGCATGTGCATAAACTTTTCATATAGTGATATTTATCaagaatatataagtaGATTAAGTTTGAATTCTTATAATAATTGTGATTATGATCAAATAAGAAGAAGTAGTTATATATctaaaaatgattttttaaaatattataattttctattatatgacaataattttgaattagaagaagaaaataatgtagatgaattttcttttgtttttaaaaaaccaAATGATTCGAGTGATATTGAAGAAGTAGCAACATATTTGATAGGAAAATCTGATGAAGATTTAAAAGAGGATAAAGagatatataaagaaagggcttacaataaaattaaaaaattaatattaaataaatatagaaataaaaatattttattaacaagGAGTACAGATGATAATAGTGATATAACAGACagatcaaaaaaaaaaaaaataccaaCTGAGCAAACAggtaaaaaacaaaagaacATTACAAATGATTATAATTCAAAAAGTTATACTTTGGGAAAATTAAATACGCATAATAGATTTTATAATAGTTATGAACTGAtcaaaaatgaagaaaataatgagaaaaaatacattcctaagataattaaaaaatccttttttttacttcgTGACTTTTttgttgataaaaatgaaatttcttttatgtctaatttaaatatttattttttaaattatgaaaatgtttcaaaaaatgaaataaagaACGTGCACAATAatcactatttttatatgctaaatattttgtctGAGTCACAAAATGACCCCTCTGTTGAAATgtattacaatttttataacaacTTGATGAgagataaaaatagaaatgATCATAATGAAGGCTCCTTAAAAATGGAAGACGAAGAAATGACAAGGGAAGTGAGACTAGAccgaataaaatatgatgaaaatatttacggAGCAACTAAACCAGAGAAATTAATGAAGTACAATACTATATCATCAAAGCATACGCAGATAAATACCAGGAATGCAAGCAAACCTTCAATTGAGGAGGATTATTCCATAATGCCGtatgaagaaaaagatgaaataaatatgcaaaacGAAAAGAATGGTGAAAATGAGCCCAATTGGGGAaagacaaaatataaagattaCAAACGGAGAAGCATGAAAAGGTTATGCTCTGAAgaaatagaaatatattttaaaaaagtaataaaaaatgaattaataaattttaatcaaaaaagaattgataataaagataaatggaatacattattttcatttatgtTTTCATGTATTGGTGCTTCATTAAGTACCCATTGTTATTTAGATTTATCTGagataaaaacaaattttgatttttttctacTTATTTCacttattataatttgttaTATACTTATTGGATTACCATTATTACAAATTGAATTTTCACTTGGACAAATATCACAATCATCTGTAGTAAATGCTTTtagttttttaaaaaaaaaatatacaggTATTGGAATAATTACTTTATTAATAACCCTTAAtgtattatcaaaaaatatatatagaagtGTAGATACCGTTGTAGTAATTACaaattcattaaaaaaaccTTTACCTTGGCAAATGAATCATTgtgaaaaaatacaatcAGAACATATGTGCATCCAAAATGAAAGATGTAGATGGGTAGCAATATCTTCAAAGTTGGGTgttcaaaaaaaagtttataaagggataataaatttaaatgctcaaaataaaataaagaaacaatattatatatttccatatttatatgcacaGAATAATATTCCACTTTTAAATGGGCAACAAATGGAATGTAAATCAATAGGAATATTAGAAggtatacattttttttctaaagaTATATGCTTTTGTTGGAagacaatatatttattatcaattatgttagtattatatattttattgagAATAGAAGAAATgatatgtaataaatttttacaatattcttttttattttttataacaaactgtatttttcaaatgatACAAATGTATagcaaaatatatttacatcaAAACGATGggaataatatacaaaataagaTTAACCCtgataatagtaataagaGTATATTTTGGGGAGAAGAAAATTtactttatataaatataaattttattggtaaaataataaatattgtatTAATTTCTATTAATTGTTCTACAggaataaattatatgttttcATCCTATACAAACATAGGAGATAAtatcttattattttccccatatattatattaggGTCTTTTGTTGGTgtaataatacattttggatattattatttatgtatatctgttatattaaaatatggaaatatatatgatagtATAGAATTAGACAACTTACTTATGAGCTTAAAAATGCTACCAATTAATTATAAGTCTTTTGaagatttatttaaaaaagacaaaaaagttataaaaaataaaataatatattttacagctttatcaaaaatgaatttaccaaatattatgacctttacatattttttatcatctctattattattacttataTCTTGTTCTATACATTTAAAAGGGattgtattaattttaaaagagagtaaaaaatttataaattataaaaaaaaaattattagtatatttataattatcttatatttttttattgtcttatttattattttatttccaatttgtcataatattaatatattaatagacAGCGTTATAtccaattatatttatttttttattatttttttgcaacTAATATGTGTAACATGGatgtataattttgataGTATAAAAAGTTTGATAAAGATAAATATGTTAGAATAtgtttgtcttttttttttattttgttctatATCTTTGTTTGTtcctattattatatatttatataggaatataaataagacAGCTGATgttaagtttttttttttttcgcttttgtttttctcctttttaattatatcatttttattgcttaacatttttattgttatgTACAGAAATACgggaaatataaaattcaaGAAAagactatattttttatatttatttaatattgaCATATTTAGGAAAaagttaaataatatattatatggaaaaaaacgTACTTATAATTTGGGGGGAAAGAAGACAATATGTTTACACCCTCCTTTTCAAAAACTTAATATTACATGGTGTTTAAtagttaaatatttaatcccattttttttaatttatattttttcatcaaatTCGATATGcaatattcataatatttttatttctagcAAATATCatgaaaaaagtaaaatgcaaccattttcaaaacatggaaaaaaacattCAAACCATTTGCGAAttaacaatttaaaaaacgGAGAAAATATcaatttaaatgattttataaataaggAAGATGAGTATGCTAAGAAAAACTTAATGGATaagacaaataaaaaatataaatacaactTTGGAATGcttatacaatatatagtatcaataatattgataataattatatgcttATTTTCAGTAGCCCCTTTTATAAATCCTAAAAATTTGTCTACATTTGTTTTTCCCTTAACACACATATggaatattaataatattcaaactaaaaaaaaaaatcctataaattatttatatacaagatatatatatttttttgaagaaATTTTACCttgtgaaaaaattatgccattttatgtttggaatcatataaaaaaacatattaaaaatgatagtTTTATAACATCATTAAAAcgagaaaatgaaaataatcctaatattaatgataaaaGTTTTACTAACATGAATAAAGAtgattatgaaaaatatatattcgaTTTAATCGGAACTACCTTCAAGCCATTATAA
- a CDS encoding 50S ribosomal protein L2, putative, translated as MSKQQRLEKLLEDNPLVLYKGRVIKNLSCPKIKHSGRNNVGKITTRHRGGGHVQRLRFIDFKRSRKDIYSTVLRIEYDPTRSAHIALIQYEDGVLSYILAPLLLRPGDKVIASRYANIHPGNALPLKNIPVGSLIHNIEMRPGAGGQLIRAAGTYATVLSKDSLYATIKLKSTEIRKFPLECWATIGQVANLERHMRILGKAGVNRWLGKRPVVRGVAMNPSKHPHGGGTSKKHTKRPKCSLWGKCRDGFKTRSKKKPLGLIIRRNICGRLQKKYGVTA; from the coding sequence ATGTCAAAACAACAAAGActagaaaaattattagaaGATAATCCATTGGTATTATATAAAGGAagagtaataaaaaatttatcatGTCCCAAAATAAAACACTCTGGAAGAAATAATGTAGGAAAAATTACAACACGTCATCGAGGTGGTGGGCATGTACAAAGATTAAGATTTATAGATTTTAAAAGATCGAgaaaagatatatatagtacAGTTTTAAGAATAGAATATGATCCAACAAGAAGTGCACATATTGCATTAATTCAATATGAAGATGGTGTAttgtcatatattttagctcctttattattaagaCCAGGAGATAAAGTAATTGCAAGTAGATATGCAAATATTCATCCTGGAAATGCATTacctttaaaaaatatacctGTAGGAAGtttaatacataatattGAAATGCGACCCGGTGCGGGTGGACAATTAATTAGAGCCGCAGGTACATATGCAACTGTTTTAAGTAAAGATTCTTTATATGCaacaattaaattaaaatcaaCAGAAATTCGAAAATTCCCTTTAGAATGTTGGGCTACTATTGGTCAAGTAGCAAATTTAGAAAGACATATGAGAATATTAGGAAAAGCAGGAGTCAATAGATGGTTAGGCAAAAGACCAGTAGTTAGAGGTGTTGCTATGAATCCATCTAAACATCCACATGGTGGTGGAACTAGTAAAAAACATACTAAACGACCCAAATGTTCTCTTTGGGGTAAATGCAGAGATGGTTTTAAAACTCGAAGTAAGAAAAAACCACTCGGATTAATTATTAgaagaaatatatgtgGCCGTTTACAGAAGAAATATGGAGTTActgcataa